Proteins encoded by one window of Cydia fagiglandana chromosome Z, ilCydFagi1.1, whole genome shotgun sequence:
- the LOC134679165 gene encoding collagen alpha-1(III) chain-like isoform X2 codes for MDGPGRGFRGGGRGGPPGGPNQRGRGGFDMRGRGGGMRGRGGPMGGPHRGGPAMRGGPRGFRGGPMRGGGGDRGGRNFSSGPQGPGPHPVPTIETRGAPPQRGGFNRGGPGGMRGRGGRGRGDFGPRNDRGGGRGGMGMRGGRGGRGHGPGGPPSGPGGPGPHGPGAAPGGPPMQQRSAPAPHQAPGGPPQGQPQGGAPFKRGAGPPHGGPGGPPKRGRFDGPRGGGGRPAPQGGYQQAPSSHNPPPSNGYGPPSHTGYQPYEQPPADPYAQQSYNPPSSYQSNSYSSPAAAQPNTGYSSGSYGTNYGYTTGQGGYDDGYGGGNAGGAGDAGYGAAEPAYGGGPAPAYDSYSQPSYNSYQQPQPHYDNNYGSW; via the exons ATGGATGGGCCTGGGCGTGGATTTCGTGGCGGAGGACGTGGTGGTCCGCCAGGAGGCCCTAATCAACGCGGTCGGGGTGGCTTCGACATGCGAGGACG CGGTGGCGGAATGAGAGGACGCGGCGGGCCTATGGGCGGACCGCATCGGGGCGGTCCGGCTATGCGCGGAGGACCGCGTGGTTTCCGCGGCGGTCCgatgcgcggcggcggcggtgatAGAGGAGGCCGCAATTTCTCTTCTGGACCCCAGGGGCCAGGCCCTCATCCTGTGCCTACTATTGAGACCAGAGGAGCTCCTCCACAAA GAGGAGGATTTAACAGAGGTGGACCCGGTGGCATGCGAGGAAGAGGTGGCAGAGGCCGTGGTGATTTTGGCCCGCGCAATGACCGTGGCGGTGGCAGAGGAGGAATGGGCATGAGAG GAGGACGTGGAGGTAGAGGCCATGGTCCAGGTGGCCCACCAAGTGGGCCTGGAGGTCCAGGACCTCACGGACCCGGCGCAGCTCCTGGAGGCCCCCCCATGCAGCAGCGCTCTGCCCCAGCACCACATCAGGCACCTGGAGGCCCACCACAAGGCCAACCACAGGGAGGTGCACCTTTCAAAAGGGGCGCAGGCCCACCACATGGAGGCCCGGGCGGACCCCCAAAACGTGGAAG ATTTGACGGGCCTCGTGGAGGCGGTGGCCGCCCCGCTCCACAAGGTGGTTATCAACAAGCACCCTCATCTCATAATCCTCCACCTTCCAATGGATATGGACCACCGTC GCATACAGGGTACCAACCTTACGAACAGCCTCCTGCAGACCCTTACGCTCAACAATCCTACAATCCACCCAG TTCATATCAGAGCAACAGCTACTCTTCACCAGCAGCAGCGCAGCCCAACACAGGGTATAGTTCGGGCAGTTATGGGACAAACTATGGGTATACCACAGGCCAAGGAGGCTATGATGATGGCTATGG GGGCGGTAATGCCGGAGGCGCGGGCGACGCGGGCTATGGCGCCGCCGAGCCCGCTTACGGCGGAGGCCCCGCCCCAGCGTACGACTCGTACTCCCAACCCTCTTACAACTCTTACCAGCAGCCACAGCCACATTATGACAACAACTATG GAAGTTGGTGA
- the LOC134679165 gene encoding collagen alpha-1(III) chain-like isoform X1 has protein sequence MDGPGRGFRGGGRGGPPGGPNQRGRGGFDMRGRGGGMRGRGGPMGGPHRGGPAMRGGPRGFRGGPMRGGGGDRGGRNFSSGPQGPGPHPVPTIETRGAPPQRGGFNRGGPGGMRGRGGRGRGDFGPRNDRGGGRGGMGMRGGRGGRGHGPGGPPSGPGGPGPHGPGAAPGGPPMQQRSAPAPHQAPGGPPQGQPQGGAPFKRGAGPPHGGPGGPPKRGRFDGPRGGGGRPAPQGGYQQAPSSHNPPPSNGYGPPSHTGYQPYEQPPADPYAQQSYNPPSSYQSNSYSSPAAAQPNTGYSSGSYGTNYGYTTGQGGYDDGYGGGNAGGAGDAGYGAAEPAYGGGPAPAYDSYSQPSYNSYQQPQPHYDNNYGKY, from the exons ATGGATGGGCCTGGGCGTGGATTTCGTGGCGGAGGACGTGGTGGTCCGCCAGGAGGCCCTAATCAACGCGGTCGGGGTGGCTTCGACATGCGAGGACG CGGTGGCGGAATGAGAGGACGCGGCGGGCCTATGGGCGGACCGCATCGGGGCGGTCCGGCTATGCGCGGAGGACCGCGTGGTTTCCGCGGCGGTCCgatgcgcggcggcggcggtgatAGAGGAGGCCGCAATTTCTCTTCTGGACCCCAGGGGCCAGGCCCTCATCCTGTGCCTACTATTGAGACCAGAGGAGCTCCTCCACAAA GAGGAGGATTTAACAGAGGTGGACCCGGTGGCATGCGAGGAAGAGGTGGCAGAGGCCGTGGTGATTTTGGCCCGCGCAATGACCGTGGCGGTGGCAGAGGAGGAATGGGCATGAGAG GAGGACGTGGAGGTAGAGGCCATGGTCCAGGTGGCCCACCAAGTGGGCCTGGAGGTCCAGGACCTCACGGACCCGGCGCAGCTCCTGGAGGCCCCCCCATGCAGCAGCGCTCTGCCCCAGCACCACATCAGGCACCTGGAGGCCCACCACAAGGCCAACCACAGGGAGGTGCACCTTTCAAAAGGGGCGCAGGCCCACCACATGGAGGCCCGGGCGGACCCCCAAAACGTGGAAG ATTTGACGGGCCTCGTGGAGGCGGTGGCCGCCCCGCTCCACAAGGTGGTTATCAACAAGCACCCTCATCTCATAATCCTCCACCTTCCAATGGATATGGACCACCGTC GCATACAGGGTACCAACCTTACGAACAGCCTCCTGCAGACCCTTACGCTCAACAATCCTACAATCCACCCAG TTCATATCAGAGCAACAGCTACTCTTCACCAGCAGCAGCGCAGCCCAACACAGGGTATAGTTCGGGCAGTTATGGGACAAACTATGGGTATACCACAGGCCAAGGAGGCTATGATGATGGCTATGG GGGCGGTAATGCCGGAGGCGCGGGCGACGCGGGCTATGGCGCCGCCGAGCCCGCTTACGGCGGAGGCCCCGCCCCAGCGTACGACTCGTACTCCCAACCCTCTTACAACTCTTACCAGCAGCCACAGCCACATTATGACAACAACTATGGTAAGTACTAA